A stretch of the Alnus glutinosa chromosome 6, dhAlnGlut1.1, whole genome shotgun sequence genome encodes the following:
- the LOC133871984 gene encoding probable steroid-binding protein 3, with amino-acid sequence MEVTPQQLSQYNGTDPSKPIYVAVKGRIFDVTNGKSFYGPGGPYALFAGKDASRALAKMSKNDEDVSPTLDGLSEKEIEVLNDWEKKFEAKYPVVGRVAS; translated from the coding sequence ATGGAGGTGACACCCCAGCAGCTGAGCCAATACAACGGCACGGACCCATCAAAGCCCATATACGTGGCCGTGAAGGGCCGCATCTTCGACGTCACGAACGGCAAGTCGTTCTACGGCCCCGGCGGTCCCTACGCGTTGTTCGCTGGCAAGGACGCCAGCAGAGCTCTCGCCAAGATGAGCAAGAACGACGAGGACGTGTCCCCCACTCTCGACGGCCTCTCGGAGAAGGAGATCGAGGTCCTCAACGACTGGGAGAAGAAGTTCGAAGCTAAGTACCCTGTTGTTGGTCGCGTCGCTTCTTAA